The uncultured Roseibium sp. genome contains a region encoding:
- a CDS encoding carboxymuconolactone decarboxylase family protein, whose product MSTVKLVSDEEATGLVAEVFADIRKTRKTDFINNFWRALAVDGPLLKATWEEVKGVMAVPGELDPMTQEMIYVAVSIANACSYCVHSHTASARAKGMTDAQYAELLKIVSLAAKTNHLVTAMQVPVDPAFDLSTPKD is encoded by the coding sequence ATGTCCACCGTCAAGCTTGTCTCGGATGAAGAAGCCACCGGTCTCGTCGCAGAGGTCTTTGCCGATATCCGAAAGACCCGGAAAACCGATTTCATCAACAATTTCTGGCGTGCCCTCGCCGTGGACGGGCCGCTCCTGAAGGCGACCTGGGAAGAAGTGAAGGGCGTCATGGCCGTGCCCGGAGAACTCGACCCCATGACCCAGGAAATGATCTATGTGGCGGTGTCTATCGCAAATGCCTGTTCCTACTGTGTGCACTCCCATACGGCGAGCGCAAGAGCCAAGGGCATGACCGACGCCCAGTATGCGGAACTCTTGAAAATCGTGTCGCTGGCCGCCAAGACCAACCATCTGGTCACCGCCATGCAGGTCCCGGTGGATCCGGCCTTCGATCTTTCAACGCCCAAAGATTGA
- a CDS encoding cobyrinate a,c-diamide synthase — MREGDPKGLLIAAPQSGAGKTTVTLALLRALKNAGKEIVSAKSGPDYIDPKFHEAASGSTCINLDAWAMTPDTIRALGSAHVQSDDLLVVEGAMGLFDGAANGKGSAADLAACFGVPVVLVIDCAKQAQSVAALVNGFRTFRDDVTVAGVILNKVGSPRHEKMLRDALVPLGVSVFGALPRRESLALPERHLGLVQAEEHRGLDTFLEQAAELVAERIDLNALAGLAASLAPPEDPAALLPPLGQRIAVARDVAFAFSYPHILDGWRRVGVELSVFSPLADEVPDPDADAIFLPGGYPELHAGTLAAAGRFRKAVREASERGTLIYGECGGYMTLGEGLVDAQGTGHEMLGLLPLETSFAERKRHLGYRALTPRSDLPWAHKLAAHEFHYATILREGNAERLFAATDAEGTAVADMGLRAGSVMGSFAHVIGVR; from the coding sequence ATGCGAGAGGGTGATCCAAAAGGCCTTCTGATCGCCGCGCCCCAATCGGGAGCCGGCAAAACGACCGTGACCCTGGCGCTTCTCCGGGCATTGAAGAATGCCGGCAAGGAGATCGTCTCCGCCAAGTCGGGTCCGGACTATATCGACCCGAAATTCCACGAGGCGGCCAGCGGCAGCACCTGCATCAATCTCGATGCCTGGGCGATGACGCCGGACACGATCCGTGCGCTCGGCAGCGCGCATGTGCAGTCGGACGATCTTCTGGTCGTGGAAGGCGCCATGGGGCTTTTCGACGGTGCGGCAAACGGCAAGGGATCCGCGGCGGATCTCGCGGCTTGTTTCGGGGTGCCGGTCGTGCTGGTGATCGATTGCGCCAAGCAGGCCCAGTCGGTTGCGGCCCTGGTCAACGGCTTCCGGACTTTCCGCGACGACGTCACGGTTGCGGGCGTGATCCTCAACAAGGTGGGTAGTCCGCGTCACGAGAAGATGCTCCGCGATGCCCTGGTGCCGCTCGGCGTATCCGTGTTCGGAGCATTGCCGAGGAGGGAGAGTTTGGCCCTGCCGGAACGCCATCTGGGGCTGGTGCAGGCGGAAGAACACCGGGGTCTGGACACCTTCCTGGAACAGGCGGCCGAACTCGTTGCCGAAAGGATCGATCTGAACGCGCTCGCCGGTCTTGCTGCTTCCCTTGCGCCGCCCGAAGATCCGGCCGCACTCCTTCCGCCGCTTGGCCAGCGGATCGCTGTCGCCCGCGATGTCGCCTTCGCCTTTTCCTATCCCCATATTCTGGACGGCTGGCGCCGGGTCGGGGTCGAGCTCAGCGTCTTTTCACCGCTTGCCGACGAGGTGCCCGATCCTGACGCCGATGCCATCTTTCTGCCCGGCGGCTACCCGGAACTTCATGCGGGAACGCTTGCTGCTGCCGGGCGCTTCCGAAAAGCCGTGCGGGAAGCCTCAGAACGCGGCACCCTGATCTATGGCGAGTGCGGCGGTTACATGACGCTTGGCGAAGGACTGGTCGATGCGCAAGGCACAGGCCATGAAATGCTGGGGCTCTTGCCGCTCGAGACAAGCTTCGCAGAGAGAAAACGTCACCTCGGCTACCGGGCGCTCACACCCCGTTCAGACCTGCCCTGGGCGCACAAACTGGCAGCTCACGAATTCCATTACGCGACCATCTTGCGCGAAGGAAATGCGGAACGGCTGTTTGCGGCAACTGACGCGGAAGGAACCGCCGTTGCCGACATGGGGCTCCGTGCGGGGAGCGTCATGGGCTCCTTTGCCCATGTGATTGGCGTCCGCTGA
- the cobJ gene encoding precorrin-3B C(17)-methyltransferase, which produces MDASPIILVLNSAGLETAKRIEAGLPGSAIHGLAGRIREADTLFSETIAHIRMLFSAGHPIIGVCASGILIRALAPLLSDKRAEPPVLAVSEDGQSVVPLLGGHHGANDLARRIAELLDGHAAVTTAGDTALGIALDVPPKGWRIANPEDAKPVMAELLSGAAVRIEGKADWLDQAALSTSDDAAITLAVTDKPETGSPTRLVFHPQTHVVGVGCARGCEAQELIDLVDTALKEANIAKGGIACVASLDLKADEPAMAALAEHLGVPFRVFTSERLEQETPRLKNPSDVVFEEVGCHGVSEGAALAGVGTDGGLVLEKQKTASATVAIARAVQPIDPDHVGHARGHLSVIGIGPGQDAWRTPEATRLLAEADEVVGYSLYLDIVAPHITGKARHDFPLGKEEDRVRFALERAGEGRNVALVSSGDAGIYAMGALVYELLDRDTDNGGVTDAAKRVSLVNAPGISALQAASARIGAPLGHDFCAISLSDLLTPWEAIEKRLKAAAEGDFVVAFYNPVSKRRRSQLAIAREILLTHRPADTPVVLGVNLGRPEETLRVTTLGALTVDEVDMLTTVLVGSSNSRAVTRGDGRPFVYTPRGYAKRIDAPRENQQEGETA; this is translated from the coding sequence GTGGACGCTTCCCCCATCATCCTCGTCCTGAATTCCGCCGGTCTCGAGACGGCAAAGCGCATCGAAGCAGGTCTTCCCGGCTCCGCGATCCATGGGCTTGCCGGCCGAATCCGCGAGGCTGATACGCTGTTCAGCGAAACCATCGCCCATATCCGCATGCTGTTTTCCGCAGGACATCCGATCATCGGTGTCTGCGCCAGCGGCATCCTGATCCGTGCACTCGCACCGCTGCTGTCCGACAAGCGCGCCGAACCGCCAGTGCTTGCCGTCTCCGAAGACGGTCAGAGCGTCGTGCCGCTTCTCGGCGGCCACCACGGTGCCAATGATCTGGCGCGCCGGATCGCGGAGCTTCTCGACGGCCATGCAGCGGTGACGACAGCCGGCGATACCGCACTCGGGATTGCGCTGGACGTTCCGCCCAAGGGCTGGCGGATCGCCAACCCGGAAGACGCCAAACCGGTTATGGCCGAACTGCTTTCCGGAGCTGCTGTCCGTATCGAGGGCAAGGCCGACTGGCTGGACCAGGCCGCGCTTTCGACAAGCGACGACGCGGCGATCACCCTTGCCGTAACCGACAAGCCGGAAACGGGTTCGCCGACGCGGCTGGTGTTCCATCCGCAGACCCACGTGGTCGGCGTCGGCTGCGCCAGGGGCTGCGAGGCCCAAGAACTGATCGATCTCGTCGACACCGCGCTCAAGGAGGCGAACATCGCCAAAGGCGGCATCGCCTGTGTCGCCAGTCTCGATCTCAAGGCGGATGAGCCGGCAATGGCCGCACTCGCCGAGCACCTCGGCGTGCCGTTCCGGGTCTTCACTTCCGAGCGGCTGGAACAGGAAACGCCCCGGCTGAAAAATCCATCCGACGTGGTCTTCGAAGAAGTCGGCTGTCACGGCGTTTCCGAAGGCGCTGCCCTTGCGGGTGTCGGCACCGACGGCGGACTGGTCCTGGAGAAACAGAAAACCGCAAGCGCCACCGTCGCGATTGCCCGTGCGGTGCAGCCGATCGATCCGGACCATGTTGGCCACGCGCGCGGACATCTTTCCGTGATCGGCATCGGACCGGGACAGGATGCCTGGCGCACGCCGGAGGCGACACGGCTTCTGGCGGAGGCCGACGAGGTCGTCGGCTACTCGCTCTACCTCGACATCGTCGCGCCCCACATCACGGGCAAGGCCCGCCACGACTTCCCGCTCGGCAAGGAAGAAGACCGGGTGCGCTTTGCCCTGGAGCGTGCCGGCGAAGGCCGTAACGTGGCACTGGTGTCCTCGGGGGATGCCGGCATCTACGCCATGGGCGCGCTGGTCTACGAATTGCTCGACAGGGACACGGACAACGGCGGCGTCACCGATGCCGCGAAACGCGTCAGCCTCGTCAATGCACCTGGTATTTCCGCGCTGCAGGCGGCGTCTGCGCGGATCGGCGCGCCTTTGGGGCATGATTTCTGCGCCATCTCCCTGTCCGATCTGCTCACCCCCTGGGAGGCGATCGAAAAGCGGCTCAAGGCGGCAGCGGAGGGCGACTTCGTCGTTGCCTTCTACAATCCCGTTTCCAAGCGGCGCCGGTCGCAGCTTGCCATCGCACGCGAGATCCTGCTGACCCATCGCCCCGCCGACACGCCGGTGGTGCTTGGCGTCAATCTCGGGCGTCCCGAAGAAACGCTCCGCGTCACCACCCTTGGCGCGCTGACGGTCGATGAGGTCGACATGTTGACCACGGTGCTGGTCGGCTCCTCCAATAGCCGGGCAGTCACGCGCGGCGACGGCAGGCCCTTCGTCTATACACCGCGTGGTTACGCCAAGCGGATCGATGCTCCACGAGAAAACCAACAAGAAGGAGAAACGGCATGA
- the cbiE gene encoding precorrin-6y C5,15-methyltransferase (decarboxylating) subunit CbiE encodes MTARWLTLIGIGEDCFLTEAARQVLAEAEVVYGSTRHFELVNSFDGKQKAWPSPFSGVYDELNSLRGKPVAVLATGDPQWYGIGSTLARKFAPDEIRVLPAPSAFQLAAARLGWALQDVEAISLHGRPVEILYGFLYPGAKILALTSNGETPKTVADILTSSGYGWSRITVLEHMGGEKERIVSGSADGWSEIVADFNTLALEIIAEPGTAFRPRVPGLADEAFHHDGKMTKREVRAVTLSHLMPHPGALLWDIGLGCGSIAIEWIRSARAARAIGLEPNADRRGLASENAHALGVPGLDIREATAPEGLSGLPDPDAIFIGGGLTADGIVDACHDALKPGGRLVANAVTLEGEAVLLDAHRRLGGGFTRISVERAGAVGGLTGWRPLMPVTQWHLIKGVQ; translated from the coding sequence ATGACCGCGCGCTGGCTCACTCTGATCGGCATCGGCGAGGACTGCTTTCTGACTGAAGCTGCGCGGCAGGTTCTCGCGGAAGCAGAGGTTGTCTATGGCAGTACGCGGCATTTCGAACTGGTCAATTCCTTCGACGGCAAACAAAAAGCGTGGCCAAGCCCTTTCTCTGGCGTTTATGACGAACTGAACAGCCTTCGCGGCAAACCCGTCGCCGTGCTCGCCACCGGCGATCCGCAGTGGTACGGCATCGGCTCCACGCTTGCCCGAAAGTTCGCTCCGGACGAGATCCGCGTCCTACCCGCGCCATCGGCATTCCAGCTTGCGGCCGCCCGCCTCGGCTGGGCGCTGCAGGATGTGGAGGCGATTTCGTTGCACGGCCGGCCGGTCGAAATCCTGTACGGCTTTCTTTATCCGGGAGCGAAAATCCTTGCGCTGACCAGCAACGGCGAAACCCCGAAGACCGTCGCGGATATTCTCACGAGCAGCGGTTACGGCTGGTCGCGCATCACCGTGCTGGAACACATGGGCGGCGAAAAGGAGCGTATCGTTTCCGGCAGCGCCGACGGTTGGAGCGAGATCGTTGCCGACTTCAACACGCTGGCGCTTGAGATCATCGCCGAGCCGGGCACTGCCTTCCGGCCGCGCGTTCCCGGGCTTGCGGACGAGGCATTCCACCACGACGGCAAGATGACCAAGCGCGAGGTTCGCGCGGTCACGCTTTCCCATCTCATGCCTCATCCCGGCGCGCTTCTGTGGGACATCGGCCTTGGCTGCGGGTCCATCGCGATCGAGTGGATACGCTCTGCGCGAGCAGCCCGCGCGATCGGACTGGAGCCGAACGCGGACCGGCGCGGATTGGCTTCCGAAAACGCGCATGCGCTCGGCGTTCCGGGTCTCGACATCCGCGAGGCAACCGCACCTGAAGGACTGAGCGGCTTGCCGGATCCGGATGCAATCTTCATCGGCGGCGGGCTGACGGCGGACGGCATCGTCGACGCCTGTCACGATGCGCTCAAACCCGGCGGGCGGCTGGTCGCCAATGCGGTGACGCTGGAGGGTGAAGCCGTGCTGCTCGATGCCCATCGGCGCCTCGGCGGCGGGTTCACCCGGATTTCCGTGGAGCGGGCCGGCGCTGTCGGCGGGCTTACCGGCTGGCGGCCGCTGATGCCGGTCACTCAATGGCACCTGATCAAGGGAGTTCAATAA
- the cobM gene encoding precorrin-4 C(11)-methyltransferase, with product MTVYFIGAGPGDPDLITVRGLKLIQACPVCLYAGSLVPEEIVAAAPDDARVIDTAPMTLDDIIAEIEEAHGKGFDVARVHSGDPSIYGATAEQMRRLDALDIPYEVVPGVPAFAAAAAALKTELTIPEVAQTIIVTRTSMKSSAMPNNEDLETLGRSGATLAIHLSIRNLREIERKLAPLYGADCPAIVAYRVGWPDQAFIHGTLSTIADEVRKAKITRTALIFVGRALKPAEDFRDSALYDADHVHVLRPKKKAKG from the coding sequence ATGACGGTCTATTTCATCGGCGCGGGCCCCGGCGATCCGGATCTGATCACCGTGCGTGGACTGAAACTCATTCAGGCCTGTCCGGTCTGCCTCTATGCCGGCTCTCTGGTGCCGGAGGAAATCGTTGCCGCGGCGCCGGACGATGCACGGGTGATCGACACCGCTCCGATGACGCTCGACGACATCATCGCCGAAATCGAAGAGGCCCATGGCAAGGGGTTCGACGTCGCCCGTGTCCATTCCGGCGACCCGTCAATCTACGGTGCCACCGCGGAGCAGATGCGCCGACTGGATGCGCTCGATATTCCTTACGAGGTGGTTCCCGGTGTGCCGGCCTTTGCCGCTGCCGCCGCCGCGCTCAAGACCGAACTGACCATTCCGGAAGTGGCGCAGACGATCATCGTCACCCGCACCTCGATGAAGTCCTCGGCCATGCCCAACAACGAGGACCTGGAAACGCTCGGCAGGAGCGGCGCGACCCTTGCCATTCACCTGTCGATCCGCAACCTGCGCGAAATCGAGCGCAAGCTGGCGCCGCTTTACGGGGCAGACTGTCCGGCGATCGTCGCCTATCGGGTCGGCTGGCCGGATCAGGCTTTCATCCACGGCACGCTGTCGACCATCGCGGACGAAGTGCGCAAGGCGAAGATCACCCGCACAGCGCTGATCTTCGTCGGCCGCGCGCTTAAGCCGGCTGAGGATTTCCGCGATTCGGCGCTTTACGACGCCGATCACGTGCATGTGCTGCGGCCGAAGAAAAAGGCGAAGGGCTGA
- the cobI gene encoding precorrin-2 C(20)-methyltransferase — protein MAGTLYGVGLGPGDPELLTLKAHRLISTAKVISYPAPDTGASFARAIAADYFPEGVREIPVVIPMRESRFPAQEIYDRAADEIADVLDTGTDVVTLCEGDPFFYGSYMYVFERLSSRYPTVIVPGVTSLTACAAALRRPLTSRTDVLTVIPGTLPDDDIRARIDSAQSIAIMKVGRHVGRLKALLDDLGLTAQAGYVERASLDEQKVLPLADFTGDKAPYFSMILIYKGDEAWTLPPSSSS, from the coding sequence ATGGCAGGCACTCTTTACGGGGTCGGGCTCGGCCCCGGCGATCCGGAGCTTCTGACGCTGAAGGCACATCGGCTGATCTCGACAGCGAAGGTGATTTCCTATCCCGCACCGGATACGGGTGCGAGTTTTGCCCGCGCCATCGCCGCCGATTACTTTCCGGAGGGCGTGCGGGAAATCCCCGTCGTTATCCCGATGCGCGAGAGCCGGTTTCCGGCACAGGAAATCTACGATCGGGCGGCCGATGAAATTGCCGATGTGCTCGACACCGGCACCGATGTCGTCACCCTGTGCGAGGGCGACCCGTTCTTCTACGGCTCCTACATGTATGTGTTCGAGCGCCTGTCGTCACGCTATCCGACGGTGATCGTGCCGGGCGTGACCTCGCTGACGGCCTGCGCAGCGGCGCTCAGGCGTCCGCTGACCAGCCGGACGGATGTGCTCACCGTCATTCCCGGCACCCTGCCCGATGACGACATCCGCGCCCGAATCGACAGCGCCCAGTCGATCGCCATCATGAAGGTCGGCCGGCATGTCGGCCGCCTCAAGGCGCTGCTCGACGATCTCGGCCTGACGGCACAAGCCGGCTACGTGGAGCGCGCCAGTCTTGACGAGCAGAAGGTGCTGCCCCTTGCCGACTTCACCGGCGACAAGGCGCCTTATTTTTCCATGATCCTCATCTACAAGGGAGACGAAGCGTGGACGCTTCCCCCATCATCCTCGTCCTGA
- the cobA gene encoding uroporphyrinogen-III C-methyltransferase, whose translation MSTETEIANLPGKLPVFEPGWVWLAGAGPGDPGLLTLHALNGLRQADVIVYDALVDESILSWARPEAYREYAGKRGGKPSPKQRDITLKLIDYAKAGKRVLRLKGGDPFVFGRGGEEALGLVGAGIPFRIIPGITAGIGGLAYAGIPATHRDTNQAVTFLTGHDQTGLTPDAVNWEGIAKGSPVIVMYMAMKHLETIAGKLITGGRSVDEPVGIVCNASLAGQQVLETTLGRCAADAAAANLEPPAVVCVGEVVRLRAGLDWMGALTGRLLDADPLGLSQARKSDAG comes from the coding sequence ATGTCGACGGAAACAGAAATCGCCAACCTGCCGGGAAAACTGCCCGTATTCGAACCGGGCTGGGTCTGGCTGGCCGGCGCGGGGCCGGGCGATCCGGGCCTGCTGACACTGCATGCCCTCAATGGCCTCAGGCAGGCCGATGTCATTGTCTACGATGCGCTCGTGGATGAGAGCATCCTGTCCTGGGCAAGGCCCGAGGCGTACCGGGAATATGCCGGAAAGCGCGGCGGCAAGCCGAGCCCGAAGCAGCGCGACATCACGCTGAAGCTGATCGACTATGCGAAAGCCGGCAAGAGGGTCCTGCGCCTGAAGGGCGGCGATCCCTTTGTCTTTGGCCGGGGCGGCGAGGAAGCGCTGGGCCTCGTCGGCGCGGGCATTCCGTTCCGGATCATTCCGGGCATTACCGCCGGCATCGGCGGTCTGGCCTATGCCGGCATTCCGGCGACCCACCGCGATACCAATCAAGCGGTGACCTTTCTGACCGGTCACGACCAGACAGGGCTGACGCCGGATGCGGTCAACTGGGAAGGCATTGCCAAGGGCTCTCCGGTGATCGTCATGTACATGGCGATGAAGCACCTGGAGACCATAGCCGGCAAACTGATAACCGGTGGACGGTCTGTGGACGAGCCTGTGGGCATCGTGTGCAATGCGTCTTTAGCCGGCCAACAGGTTCTAGAGACGACGCTGGGTCGCTGCGCAGCCGATGCGGCGGCCGCGAACCTGGAACCTCCGGCGGTCGTCTGTGTTGGCGAGGTGGTGCGCTTGCGCGCCGGTCTCGACTGGATGGGCGCGCTCACCGGCCGTCTGCTCGATGCCGATCCGCTCGGGCTGTCCCAAGCCCGCAAGTCCGATGCCGGATGA
- a CDS encoding precorrin-8X methylmutase has protein sequence MSETVPSGPLFEYEHDPSAIYRQSFATVRAEAALDQLPADMEPVAIRLIHACGMTDIVRDLMFSDGGVQAGRKALAKGAPVLTDVEMVAHGIIRARLPANNDVLCTLNDARVPSLAKELGTTRSAAAVELWRERLEGAVVAIGNAPTALFHLLETIAAGGPKPAVILGFPVGFVGAAESKQALAENPFALPYLALKGRRGGSAMAAAAVNALAAGLPEETAGG, from the coding sequence GTGAGTGAAACGGTCCCTTCCGGTCCGCTCTTTGAGTACGAGCACGACCCTTCGGCGATCTACCGACAGTCGTTCGCGACCGTCCGCGCGGAGGCGGCGCTCGACCAGCTACCCGCTGACATGGAGCCGGTGGCGATCCGGCTGATCCATGCCTGCGGTATGACAGATATCGTGAGGGACCTGATGTTCTCAGACGGCGGCGTCCAGGCCGGCCGTAAAGCGCTGGCCAAGGGCGCACCGGTCCTTACTGACGTGGAAATGGTCGCCCATGGCATCATCCGCGCGCGTTTGCCGGCCAACAATGACGTGCTGTGCACCCTGAACGACGCGCGCGTGCCGTCCCTCGCCAAAGAGCTCGGCACGACACGGTCTGCGGCGGCTGTGGAGCTGTGGCGGGAGCGGCTGGAAGGCGCCGTCGTTGCCATCGGCAATGCGCCGACCGCGCTGTTTCACCTGCTGGAGACGATTGCTGCCGGCGGGCCGAAACCGGCCGTCATCCTGGGCTTTCCGGTCGGCTTTGTCGGGGCGGCGGAATCCAAGCAGGCGCTTGCCGAAAACCCGTTTGCTCTCCCCTATCTCGCGCTGAAAGGCCGGCGTGGCGGGTCGGCCATGGCGGCTGCTGCTGTCAATGCGCTTGCAGCCGGCCTGCCGGAGGAGACCGCCGGTGGCTGA
- a CDS encoding sirohydrochlorin chelatase: MTEKLGLMICGHGSRNKGAVGQFAKLAEALRKRFPDWPVEYGYLEFANPVIKDGLDRLRAEGCTHVLAVPGMLFAAGHAKNDIPSVLNTYQAQHPEMKITYGRELAVDTRMVRAAGDRVREALEAAGGDVAMHDTLLMVVGRGASDPDANSNVTKITRLLWEGMGFGWAETCYSGVTFPLTGPGLEHAAKLGYKRIVVFPYFLFTGVLVQRIYSTTDEVAAKHPEIKFIKAGYLNDHPQVIDTMADRVQEILQGANVMNCQMCKYREQVLGFEAEIGLAQESHHHHVEGLGAEAECQLCDEICTGACEEKVRAAAHHHHHDHDHGHGHDHDHPHGHGHSHNHDHGHDHHHHPYPHADHPLGPKSMERKG, encoded by the coding sequence ATGACCGAAAAACTCGGACTGATGATCTGCGGCCATGGCAGCCGCAACAAGGGCGCCGTCGGGCAGTTCGCGAAGCTGGCCGAAGCACTGAGGAAGCGCTTTCCCGACTGGCCGGTGGAATATGGCTACCTGGAATTCGCCAACCCGGTGATCAAGGACGGCCTGGACCGCCTGCGGGCCGAAGGTTGCACCCACGTGCTGGCCGTTCCGGGCATGCTCTTTGCCGCCGGCCACGCCAAGAACGATATCCCCTCCGTGCTCAACACCTATCAGGCGCAGCATCCGGAGATGAAGATCACCTACGGCCGGGAACTCGCCGTCGATACGCGCATGGTGCGTGCCGCCGGAGACCGCGTCCGCGAGGCGCTTGAGGCGGCCGGTGGCGACGTGGCCATGCATGACACGCTGCTGATGGTGGTCGGCCGGGGAGCCTCCGATCCGGACGCCAATTCCAACGTCACCAAGATCACCCGGCTTCTTTGGGAAGGCATGGGCTTCGGCTGGGCGGAGACCTGCTATTCCGGCGTGACCTTTCCCCTGACCGGTCCGGGCCTCGAACATGCCGCGAAGCTTGGCTACAAGCGCATTGTCGTCTTCCCGTATTTCCTGTTCACCGGGGTTCTGGTGCAGCGGATCTATTCCACGACGGACGAGGTCGCTGCGAAGCATCCGGAGATCAAGTTCATCAAGGCCGGCTACCTGAACGACCACCCCCAGGTGATCGACACCATGGCGGACCGGGTGCAGGAGATCCTCCAGGGCGCCAACGTGATGAACTGCCAGATGTGCAAATACCGCGAACAGGTGCTCGGCTTCGAAGCCGAGATCGGCCTGGCGCAGGAAAGCCACCACCACCATGTGGAAGGCCTGGGCGCGGAAGCGGAATGCCAGTTGTGCGATGAAATCTGCACCGGTGCCTGCGAGGAGAAAGTCCGGGCGGCTGCCCATCACCACCATCATGACCATGATCACGGGCACGGGCACGATCATGACCATCCTCACGGGCATGGGCATTCCCACAATCATGATCACGGGCACGACCACCATCATCACCCCTACCCGCACGCGGATCATCCGCTCGGGCCGAAATCGATGGAACGTAAAGGGTGA
- a CDS encoding cobalt-precorrin-5B (C(1))-methyltransferase translates to MSGADPQHLRRGWTTGACATGAAKAAFTALATGVFPDPVDISLPRGGTTAFALARHALNPASASASIIKDAGDDPDVTHGALVSATLRRLPAGSGIVFKAGEGVGTVTRPGLPIPPGEPAINPVPREMMRQAIAEVSAQTGLTGDVEIEISIDGGAELAKKTLNGRLGIVGGLSVLGTTGIVRPFSCAAWIASIHRGIDVARATGMTHVVGATGSTSEGAVRARYDLDETAYLDMGDFAGGLLKYLRAHPVPRLTLAGGFAKFTKLAQGALDLHSARSRVDFTFLADLLAEQNAPQTLRDAALDANTAKEVLDLSLETGIDLSTPLARKTKAAVLEILRGAPVEVEVLIVDRSGHVTGETGWHD, encoded by the coding sequence ATGAGCGGAGCCGATCCCCAACATCTCAGACGCGGCTGGACGACAGGCGCCTGTGCCACGGGTGCTGCCAAAGCGGCCTTCACCGCACTCGCCACGGGCGTTTTTCCAGACCCTGTGGATATTTCTCTCCCCAGGGGTGGCACCACCGCTTTCGCGCTTGCCCGCCATGCCCTGAACCCGGCCTCGGCTTCGGCCTCGATCATCAAGGACGCGGGTGACGATCCGGACGTCACTCACGGTGCTCTGGTCAGTGCGACGCTCCGACGACTGCCCGCGGGAAGCGGCATCGTGTTCAAGGCGGGTGAAGGGGTCGGTACCGTTACCCGGCCGGGCCTGCCGATCCCGCCCGGCGAACCGGCGATCAATCCGGTGCCGCGCGAGATGATGCGCCAGGCGATCGCCGAAGTTTCGGCGCAGACCGGCCTTACCGGAGACGTGGAGATCGAGATCTCCATCGACGGCGGCGCGGAACTGGCGAAAAAGACCCTGAACGGCAGGCTCGGCATTGTCGGCGGCCTGTCCGTGCTCGGGACCACCGGTATCGTGCGGCCTTTCTCCTGTGCCGCCTGGATCGCCTCGATCCATCGGGGGATCGATGTTGCCCGCGCGACAGGCATGACCCATGTGGTCGGTGCGACCGGCTCCACCTCGGAAGGGGCGGTGCGGGCCCGCTACGATCTGGACGAGACCGCTTATCTCGACATGGGCGACTTTGCCGGCGGGTTGTTGAAATACCTGCGGGCTCATCCCGTCCCCCGTCTCACACTTGCCGGAGGCTTCGCCAAGTTCACCAAGCTGGCGCAAGGCGCACTCGACCTGCATTCGGCCCGCAGCCGGGTCGATTTCACCTTTCTTGCGGATCTTCTGGCTGAGCAAAACGCACCGCAGACGCTGCGCGATGCTGCGCTCGACGCCAACACGGCCAAGGAAGTTCTGGACCTGTCGCTGGAAACCGGGATCGACCTCAGCACGCCTCTTGCGCGCAAGACAAAGGCCGCCGTTCTGGAAATCTTGCGCGGCGCACCTGTCGAGGTGGAAGTGCTGATCGTCGACCGCAGCGGTCATGTCACCGGAGAAACCGGCTGGCATGACTGA